The following are from one region of the Sphingomonas sp. J315 genome:
- a CDS encoding SIS domain-containing protein translates to MADRTTLMESEAGEAADAVARMLDANRATFARIAARLVAHPPETVITCARGSSDHAATYAKYLIETRTGVPVVSAALSVATLFDAPVVPGNRLVIAISQSGRSPDLLATVALHRRAGAFVVALVNAEDAPLRDLADEVIALSAGPERSVAATKSYIASLAAVAALTGAWAKDATIANGVAQLPDLLRAAWALDWSAGVSALAGADNLFVLGRGHGYGIAQEAALKFKETCALHAESFSAAEVRHGPMAIVGRDFHVLAFGGSDRAGASVRETATEFRARGAKLLLADPVAADAELPALAAHPAIEPILMVQSFYALANAVALARGLNPRCAAAPAQGHRNPMIVRIQNGSVATPGQVLESADIAVAGERIAAIGPVGSSRADATIDLNGGWLLPGFIDCQVNGGGGVLFNDHADPQAIAAIGAAHAGFGTTGFLPTLISDTAAQIAAALDAVDAAIVQGVPGVVGIHIEGPFINEAKRGIHEAHRIRRLDRDTLALLTAPRRGRVMLTLAPEQCAPEDIATLTRHGVIVSAGHSDATYDEATRAIGAGLSGVTHLFNAMSPLHHRAPGLVGAALDRTSGAG, encoded by the coding sequence ATGGCCGATCGCACCACCCTGATGGAGAGCGAGGCGGGCGAAGCTGCAGACGCGGTCGCGCGCATGCTCGACGCCAATCGCGCCACCTTTGCCCGGATCGCCGCGCGGCTGGTCGCGCATCCGCCCGAGACGGTCATCACCTGCGCGCGCGGATCGTCGGACCATGCTGCGACCTATGCCAAATATCTGATCGAGACGCGCACCGGCGTGCCGGTCGTGTCAGCGGCCTTGTCGGTCGCGACCCTGTTCGATGCACCGGTCGTGCCGGGCAACCGGCTGGTGATCGCCATCTCGCAATCGGGGCGCAGCCCGGACCTGCTCGCCACGGTCGCGCTGCACCGCCGCGCGGGTGCCTTTGTCGTCGCCTTGGTCAATGCCGAGGATGCGCCGCTGCGCGACCTTGCCGATGAAGTGATCGCGCTGTCCGCCGGGCCGGAGCGGTCCGTGGCGGCGACCAAATCCTATATCGCCTCGCTCGCGGCGGTTGCCGCGCTGACCGGCGCATGGGCAAAGGACGCGACGATTGCGAACGGCGTGGCGCAGCTGCCCGACCTGCTCCGCGCTGCCTGGGCGCTCGACTGGTCGGCGGGCGTTTCGGCGCTGGCGGGCGCGGACAATCTGTTCGTGCTCGGCCGCGGCCACGGCTATGGTATCGCGCAGGAAGCCGCGCTCAAGTTCAAGGAGACCTGTGCCCTGCATGCCGAGAGTTTCAGCGCGGCGGAGGTGCGGCACGGGCCGATGGCGATCGTCGGGCGCGATTTCCATGTCCTGGCGTTCGGCGGCAGCGACCGCGCCGGGGCAAGTGTGCGGGAGACTGCCACCGAGTTTCGCGCGCGCGGCGCAAAGCTGCTGCTCGCCGATCCGGTCGCGGCCGACGCGGAGCTGCCCGCGCTGGCGGCGCATCCGGCGATCGAGCCAATCCTGATGGTGCAGAGCTTCTATGCTCTCGCCAACGCCGTCGCGCTGGCGCGTGGGCTGAACCCCCGATGCGCCGCCGCACCTGCGCAAGGTCACCGAAACCCTATGATTGTCCGCATCCAGAACGGGAGCGTCGCGACTCCGGGGCAAGTCCTCGAATCCGCCGATATCGCGGTTGCGGGCGAGCGCATCGCGGCGATTGGGCCAGTCGGCAGCAGCCGCGCCGATGCGACCATCGATCTCAACGGCGGCTGGCTGCTGCCCGGCTTCATCGACTGTCAGGTCAATGGCGGCGGCGGGGTGCTCTTCAACGACCATGCCGATCCTCAGGCAATTGCCGCGATCGGCGCGGCGCATGCCGGGTTCGGCACCACCGGCTTCCTCCCCACGCTGATCAGCGACACCGCAGCACAGATCGCCGCCGCGCTCGACGCAGTCGATGCAGCGATCGTACAGGGGGTGCCGGGCGTCGTCGGCATCCATATCGAGGGGCCGTTCATCAACGAGGCGAAGCGCGGCATCCATGAGGCGCACCGCATCCGCCGGCTCGACCGCGATACGCTTGCGCTGCTCACCGCGCCGCGCCGTGGGCGAGTAATGCTGACGCTGGCACCCGAGCAATGCGCGCCGGAGGATATCGCCACGCTCACTCGCCACGGGGTGATCGTCAGCGCCGGGCATAGCGACGCAACCTATGACGAGGCGACGCGCGCGATCGGCGCGGGGCTGTCGGGTGTCACGCATCTGTTCAACGCGATGTCGCCGCTGCACCACCGCGCGCCGGGGCTGGTCGGCGCGGCGCTCGATCGGACATCTGGTGCGGGCTGA
- a CDS encoding cytochrome b has protein sequence MSVASALRRWARGHTERSRYSPVGIAFHWVMAFLVLFQLGWGYYCSWLPAGGDKLLAYQVHSAAGLPVLLLALARFGWRLMIPGPINDADRQGWQTQVAYAIHYVFYIAFFGLPLSGWVMWSSIAEPGPLYLAGVIPWPQLPFDQLPLTTRWRIMDLAEDVHLVLVVTLLVVIPLHVGAALKHHFWDRHDVLRGMLPEIPDAQDPREETKHKPQRPRIPPETAPG, from the coding sequence ATGAGCGTTGCATCGGCCCTGCGCAGATGGGCGCGCGGGCATACCGAGCGCAGTCGCTACTCGCCCGTCGGGATCGCCTTTCACTGGGTGATGGCGTTCCTCGTCCTCTTCCAGCTCGGCTGGGGCTATTATTGCAGCTGGCTGCCTGCGGGCGGAGACAAGCTCCTCGCCTATCAGGTGCATAGCGCTGCGGGGTTGCCCGTACTTCTGCTTGCACTGGCGCGGTTCGGTTGGCGCCTGATGATCCCGGGGCCGATCAACGATGCCGACAGGCAGGGCTGGCAGACGCAGGTCGCCTATGCGATCCATTATGTCTTCTACATCGCCTTTTTCGGACTGCCGCTCAGCGGCTGGGTGATGTGGTCGTCGATCGCCGAACCCGGTCCGCTCTATTTGGCGGGCGTGATCCCCTGGCCGCAATTGCCGTTCGATCAGCTACCGCTCACCACCCGCTGGCGGATCATGGATCTGGCGGAGGACGTGCATCTGGTGCTCGTCGTCACCTTGCTGGTGGTCATTCCGCTGCATGTCGGGGCAGCGCTGAAGCACCACTTCTGGGATCGGCACGATGTGCTGCGCGGGATGTTGCCGGAGATCCCCGATGCGCAGGATCCCCGGGAAGAGACGAAGCATAAGCCGCAACGGCCGCGGATTCCTCCGGAGACAGCGCCCGGCTGA
- a CDS encoding membrane-bound PQQ-dependent dehydrogenase, glucose/quinate/shikimate family, with product MLDHAAARPRVRSLYAAVVGAILAIVGSVLAIGGAWLALLGGSPYYLIAGIGLLASGILLVRGHVLGVWTYVATWALSILWGLFEAGLDGWGLIPFAVGPTILLVPVLLTLPVLGGYRWRISIGASGLALLSLVIAGLAISRVNRSDPGSFPGVIASSVADPSPMRVGTDWPAYGGTYAAQRYSPLGQITPENVGKLARAWVYHTGDMPEGDPKDSKYGAETTPLKVGDTLYLCSATNILIALDPATGKQRWRYDPQVSDDWIPYTAACRGVAYYAAPNASADAECAARVIEGTLDGRLIAVDARTGKPCSGFGTNGAVDIKRGMGAVEPGMVSITSPPTIVRGVIVTGHQVLDGQKRSAPSGVIQGFDAITGELRWAWDMVHPDRTGLPPDGQEYARGTPNMWTIASGDEALGLGYLPMGNSAVDYWSGSRSPQENAFSTSLVALDVTTGKPRWRFQTVRRDVWDYDLGAQATLVDFPSASGVVPALILPSKQGDMYVLDRRTGRPLFPVQERAVPRTGVEPQLRSPTQPFSSYHTLAFPALEERDMWGMSPIDQMVCRIQFKRAAYDGPYTPPTADRRFVQYPGYNGGTDWGGIAVDPVRGVIVANYNDMPNYNRLVPRAEAERQGFPAPRGEETARGGDMGDSGHGSQDPQAGTPYAIAVNPGWRLPLTGLLCKRPPYGGIRAIDMRTGRTIWDRPFGTARRNGPWGIPSMLPVNIGTPNNGGAVVTAGGLIFIAAATDNLVRAIDIRTGETLWQDTLPAGGQATPSVYEVNGKQYLVIMAGGITSWRRPSATP from the coding sequence ATGCTGGATCACGCCGCCGCCCGTCCCCGCGTCCGTTCGCTCTATGCGGCTGTCGTGGGTGCCATCCTAGCCATCGTCGGTTCCGTGCTCGCGATCGGGGGTGCCTGGCTCGCCCTCCTCGGCGGTTCACCCTATTATCTGATTGCGGGCATCGGGCTCCTCGCATCGGGGATATTGCTGGTCCGCGGACATGTCCTGGGCGTCTGGACCTACGTCGCGACATGGGCGCTGTCGATCCTGTGGGGCTTGTTCGAGGCCGGTCTGGATGGCTGGGGTCTCATCCCCTTCGCGGTCGGTCCAACGATCCTGCTCGTACCCGTCCTGCTGACCTTGCCCGTGCTGGGTGGCTATCGATGGCGCATCTCGATCGGCGCGTCCGGCCTCGCACTGCTCAGCCTTGTAATTGCTGGCCTCGCGATCTCCCGCGTCAATCGCAGCGATCCGGGCAGCTTTCCCGGCGTCATCGCCTCGAGCGTCGCCGACCCATCGCCGATGCGCGTCGGCACCGACTGGCCCGCCTATGGCGGCACCTATGCTGCGCAACGCTACTCCCCGCTGGGACAAATCACGCCGGAGAATGTCGGCAAGCTCGCACGTGCCTGGGTTTACCACACCGGTGACATGCCGGAGGGCGATCCGAAGGACAGCAAATATGGCGCGGAGACCACGCCACTCAAGGTCGGCGACACGCTCTATCTCTGCTCGGCCACCAACATCCTGATCGCTCTCGACCCCGCCACGGGCAAGCAGCGCTGGCGCTATGATCCGCAGGTTTCGGACGACTGGATCCCTTACACAGCAGCCTGTCGTGGCGTTGCTTACTATGCCGCGCCCAACGCTTCCGCTGACGCTGAATGCGCCGCGCGGGTGATCGAGGGCACGCTCGACGGTCGCCTGATCGCGGTCGATGCGCGTACCGGAAAGCCCTGCTCCGGCTTCGGCACCAATGGCGCGGTCGATATCAAGCGCGGCATGGGCGCGGTCGAGCCGGGCATGGTTTCGATCACCTCGCCGCCGACCATCGTACGCGGTGTGATCGTGACGGGGCATCAGGTGCTCGACGGTCAGAAGCGCAGCGCGCCTTCGGGCGTGATCCAGGGCTTTGACGCGATCACCGGCGAATTGCGCTGGGCATGGGACATGGTGCATCCCGACCGGACCGGCCTGCCGCCCGATGGTCAGGAATATGCGCGCGGCACTCCGAACATGTGGACGATTGCGAGCGGCGATGAGGCGCTGGGCCTCGGCTATCTGCCGATGGGCAACAGCGCGGTCGATTACTGGTCGGGTAGCCGCAGCCCGCAGGAAAATGCATTCTCGACTTCGCTCGTCGCGCTCGATGTCACGACCGGCAAGCCGCGCTGGCGGTTTCAGACGGTGCGCCGCGATGTGTGGGACTATGATCTCGGCGCGCAGGCAACGCTCGTCGATTTTCCAAGTGCCAGCGGCGTCGTCCCGGCACTGATCCTGCCGAGCAAGCAGGGAGACATGTACGTTCTCGACCGGCGGACAGGTCGCCCACTGTTTCCGGTACAGGAGCGCGCGGTGCCCCGGACCGGGGTAGAGCCGCAGCTTCGCAGTCCGACCCAACCCTTTTCGAGCTATCACACGCTCGCCTTCCCCGCGCTCGAGGAACGCGACATGTGGGGTATGTCGCCGATCGACCAGATGGTCTGTCGTATTCAGTTCAAGCGAGCGGCCTATGATGGCCCCTATACCCCGCCCACGGCTGACCGGCGTTTCGTTCAATATCCGGGCTATAATGGTGGCACCGACTGGGGCGGTATTGCAGTCGATCCCGTCCGGGGCGTGATCGTCGCCAACTATAACGACATGCCCAACTATAACCGGCTGGTCCCACGGGCTGAGGCTGAACGGCAAGGCTTCCCCGCGCCGCGCGGCGAAGAGACGGCGCGCGGCGGCGACATGGGCGACAGCGGACACGGGTCGCAAGACCCTCAGGCCGGGACCCCTTATGCCATCGCGGTCAATCCCGGCTGGCGCCTGCCCCTCACCGGTCTGCTCTGCAAGCGACCGCCCTATGGCGGCATCCGCGCGATCGACATGCGCACCGGCAGGACGATCTGGGACCGCCCATTCGGGACAGCGCGGCGCAACGGCCCCTGGGGCATCCCCTCGATGCTGCCGGTCAATATCGGCACCCCGAACAATGGCGGTGCCGTCGTCACTGCGGGCGGGCTCATCTTCATCGCCGCCGCGACCGACAATCTGGTCCGCGCGATCGATATCCGGACCGGCGAGACGCTGTGGCAGGATACACTTCCTGCTGGAGGGCAGGCGACGCCATCAGTCTATGAGGTCAACGGCAAGCAGTATCTGGTCATCATGGCTGGGGGCATCACTTCATGGAGACGCCCATCGGCGACGCCATGA
- the ptsP gene encoding phosphoenolpyruvate--protein phosphotransferase, which translates to MALILLRASAFPNSERTSGTMALIITSPLRGWAAPLDSVPDPVFAERMMGDGVAIHPLDDIVCAPCDGEIVTLHESAHAVSLRSDEGVELLIHIGLETVALKGRGFTPLVTPGTRVLRGDPLIRFDLDAVALAAASLITPIVVTNSDGFTITRRIVDRAVGACEELMALVPVAPVQRRWSDDGTVVAQTVTLRLPHGIHARPAARLAECARAFEGDVHLVLGDKRGNARSPVALLALGTRLGDNVTIEARGNDAERALAATVALLETDMGEGASGAAPAPMAATLLEPGQIGGVIASPGLAMGPVVRIDRAAIAVQREGKGVEVEREALGKARASVAGHIAARAASGSTQVAAVMTAHLALLDDPGLASAADARIAEGASAGFAWRGAVHDQIDALRATGNAHLAERIDDLIDIERQVLGVLTGARADAEDAPPGAILVADDLLPSQLVTLAESRPAGLCLARGGPTSHVAILCAGMGLPALVAMGDALDAATPGVTLLLDAETGCATVAPCDTESVAFAARIATRNARRDAARASATDRCHTADGMRIELFANLGSVEDARAAAAQGAEGSGLVRSEFLFLGRDSAPSEDEQHAAYQGIADALPGLPVIVRLLDIGGDKPAAYLPFAVEENPALGQRGIRVGLAHPDLLDTQLRAILRVQPVGQCRIMLPMVASVGEIVAVRTIVDRLRGELGIAERVEIGVMVETPAAAITADLLAVQADFLSIGTNDLSQYVLAMDRGNPAVAAQVDPLHPAVLRMIAETCRRGNGAGRWVGVCGGLASDPLAVPILIGLGATELSVVPGFVAEAKAIVRALTLKQAQAHAHAALDCSSAGEVRALVRAFAETIR; encoded by the coding sequence TTGGCGCTGATACTCCTGCGCGCCAGCGCATTTCCCAATAGCGAAAGGACCAGCGGCACGATGGCGCTGATCATCACCTCGCCGCTCCGGGGTTGGGCCGCCCCGCTCGATTCGGTTCCCGATCCCGTATTCGCGGAACGGATGATGGGCGACGGGGTCGCGATCCACCCGCTCGACGACATTGTCTGCGCGCCCTGCGACGGCGAGATCGTGACGCTGCACGAATCCGCGCACGCCGTGTCGCTGCGCAGCGACGAGGGCGTCGAACTGCTGATCCATATCGGGCTGGAGACCGTCGCGCTGAAGGGGCGCGGCTTCACCCCGCTGGTGACTCCCGGCACGCGCGTGCTGCGCGGCGATCCGCTGATCCGGTTCGACCTCGACGCCGTCGCGCTCGCCGCCGCGAGCCTGATCACCCCGATCGTAGTCACCAATTCCGATGGGTTCACGATCACCCGCCGCATCGTCGATCGCGCGGTCGGTGCGTGCGAGGAACTCATGGCGCTCGTGCCGGTCGCACCGGTGCAGCGCCGCTGGTCGGACGACGGGACGGTAGTCGCGCAAACGGTGACATTGCGCCTGCCCCACGGCATCCACGCCCGTCCCGCTGCCCGGCTCGCCGAGTGCGCGCGCGCCTTCGAGGGAGACGTCCACCTGGTGCTCGGCGACAAGCGCGGCAACGCGCGCAGCCCGGTAGCGTTGCTCGCGCTTGGCACAAGGCTGGGTGACAACGTGACGATCGAGGCACGCGGCAACGACGCGGAGCGCGCACTCGCGGCGACGGTCGCGCTCCTCGAAACCGATATGGGAGAGGGCGCTTCCGGCGCTGCGCCCGCCCCGATGGCCGCGACACTGCTTGAGCCCGGGCAGATTGGCGGGGTGATTGCGTCGCCTGGCCTTGCGATGGGGCCGGTCGTGCGGATCGACCGTGCCGCCATCGCCGTCCAACGCGAGGGTAAGGGGGTCGAGGTCGAGCGCGAAGCGCTTGGCAAGGCACGGGCGAGCGTTGCCGGGCACATCGCAGCGCGCGCCGCGTCGGGTAGCACACAGGTGGCGGCGGTGATGACCGCGCATCTCGCCCTGCTCGACGACCCTGGCCTCGCCTCCGCAGCTGATGCGCGGATCGCCGAGGGCGCCAGCGCGGGCTTCGCCTGGCGTGGCGCGGTGCACGACCAGATCGACGCATTGCGCGCGACCGGGAACGCCCATCTGGCCGAGCGGATCGACGACCTGATCGATATCGAGCGGCAGGTGCTCGGTGTACTGACCGGGGCGCGGGCCGATGCGGAGGATGCGCCGCCCGGGGCGATCCTGGTCGCGGACGATCTGCTCCCTTCCCAACTGGTGACGCTTGCCGAATCCCGCCCCGCGGGCCTGTGCCTCGCGCGCGGCGGGCCGACCTCACATGTCGCGATCCTGTGCGCCGGCATGGGGCTTCCCGCGCTGGTCGCGATGGGCGACGCGCTGGATGCGGCGACGCCCGGCGTGACACTGCTGCTCGATGCCGAGACCGGCTGCGCGACGGTTGCGCCATGCGACACAGAGAGCGTCGCCTTTGCCGCACGGATCGCGACGCGCAACGCCCGACGCGACGCCGCGCGCGCGTCTGCCACCGATCGTTGCCACACCGCCGATGGCATGCGGATCGAGCTGTTCGCCAATCTCGGCAGCGTCGAGGACGCACGCGCCGCAGCCGCGCAGGGGGCCGAGGGTTCAGGGCTGGTGCGCAGCGAATTCCTGTTCCTCGGTCGCGATTCCGCGCCGTCGGAGGATGAGCAGCACGCCGCGTATCAGGGGATTGCCGACGCACTGCCCGGTCTGCCGGTGATCGTCCGCCTGCTCGATATCGGCGGCGACAAGCCCGCCGCCTACCTCCCCTTCGCAGTGGAGGAAAATCCGGCTCTGGGCCAGCGCGGGATCCGGGTCGGCCTCGCGCATCCCGATCTGCTCGACACCCAGTTGCGCGCGATCCTGCGCGTCCAGCCGGTCGGCCAGTGCCGCATCATGCTGCCGATGGTGGCGAGCGTTGGCGAGATCGTCGCGGTGCGCACGATCGTCGACCGGCTGCGCGGCGAACTGGGCATCGCAGAACGCGTCGAGATCGGGGTAATGGTCGAAACCCCGGCGGCGGCGATCACTGCCGACCTGCTCGCGGTACAAGCGGATTTCCTGTCGATCGGGACCAACGACCTCAGCCAATATGTGCTGGCGATGGATCGCGGCAATCCGGCGGTGGCGGCGCAGGTCGATCCGCTGCACCCCGCCGTGCTGCGCATGATCGCCGAGACCTGTCGTCGCGGCAACGGTGCCGGACGCTGGGTCGGGGTGTGCGGAGGCCTTGCCTCCGATCCGCTCGCGGTGCCGATCCTGATCGGGCTGGGCGCGACCGAATTGTCGGTGGTGCCCGGCTTCGTCGCCGAGGCCAAGGCGATCGTCCGCGCACTTACGCTGAAGCAGGCGCAGGCGCATGCCCACGCCGCGCTCGACTGCAGCTCGGCCGGAGAAGTCCGCGCGCTCGTCCGCGCCTTTGCGGAGACCATTCGATGA
- a CDS encoding cytochrome c oxidase assembly protein yields MPAAYEAALSNHAIYWAMQFSLLLTALALWRAARAAPVTGGIAALLATMVQMGLLGALLTFSTAPLLRAALSRPVRVGG; encoded by the coding sequence GTGCCCGCTGCCTATGAGGCCGCGCTGTCCAATCATGCCATCTACTGGGCGATGCAGTTCAGCCTGTTGCTGACCGCGCTCGCGCTGTGGCGCGCGGCGCGCGCGGCCCCGGTGACCGGCGGGATCGCGGCACTGCTTGCGACCATGGTGCAGATGGGGCTGCTCGGCGCGCTCCTGACTTTCTCCACGGCCCCCCTTTTACGCGCCGCATTATCTCGCCCCGTTCGAGTGGGGGGCTGA
- a CDS encoding amidohydrolase family protein has product MRIAVKAKGVDRLMLVTDAMPTVGTAATEFVLQGKRITVRDGVCVFSDGTLAGTHLDMASALRNTVEVTGLSVPDAAKMASTTAARFLSIAGDRGALAAGLRADWVCLDRDLRPTGTWIGGVPVGADTPARQRISQ; this is encoded by the coding sequence GTGCGGATTGCGGTCAAGGCCAAGGGCGTCGATCGGCTGATGCTGGTCACGGATGCGATGCCGACCGTCGGCACCGCCGCGACCGAATTCGTGCTGCAAGGCAAGCGCATCACCGTGCGCGACGGCGTGTGCGTGTTCAGCGACGGCACGCTGGCGGGCACCCATCTCGACATGGCGTCGGCGCTGCGCAACACGGTGGAGGTGACCGGTCTGTCCGTCCCCGATGCCGCGAAGATGGCGAGCACGACTGCTGCCCGATTCCTGTCGATCGCCGGGGATCGGGGCGCGCTCGCCGCCGGGCTGCGTGCCGACTGGGTTTGCCTCGACCGCGACCTCCGGCCGACCGGCACCTGGATCGGCGGCGTTCCGGTTGGCGCTGATACTCCTGCGCGCCAGCGCATTTCCCAATAG
- a CDS encoding acyltransferase family protein translates to MRLISLDVLRGLTVAGMILVNSAAAMKWGADANVAEILLHKSWDGLTLADLVFPGFLTMVGIAIPFSLRDSAEGQQGKALARAGRLILLGLILSNLYWAADFAAREFRVLGVLQRIGLVYGACALLYLACGPRVRMALIAVILIGYWPLTLLPALDGLPNDLWARGHNFVASLDRVVLGTHLYVQGPEGYDPEGILGTLPAIAQGLIGVALGEMLRDRSSGRTSALAITGGAMVAAGAAWSLAFPIVKDIWSSSFVLVTAGITTLALAALHPLLDREGRAPGFAATAMIAFGTNAIAAYTLHQLTASVVTWDLLLIPFHASRATLGDPVASLIPVAIYMVLIWAAMEWLRRKNWIVKI, encoded by the coding sequence ATGCGCCTGATTTCACTGGATGTGTTGCGCGGGCTGACCGTCGCAGGGATGATCCTGGTCAATTCGGCCGCAGCGATGAAATGGGGCGCGGACGCCAATGTCGCGGAAATCCTGCTGCACAAGAGTTGGGATGGCCTGACCCTCGCCGACCTCGTCTTTCCCGGATTCCTGACGATGGTGGGGATCGCCATCCCCTTTTCGTTGCGCGATTCCGCGGAGGGGCAACAGGGCAAGGCGCTGGCACGCGCGGGGCGGCTGATCCTGCTCGGGTTGATCCTGTCCAACCTCTATTGGGCGGCCGACTTCGCCGCGCGCGAGTTTCGCGTGCTCGGCGTGCTCCAGCGGATCGGGCTGGTCTATGGTGCCTGCGCGTTGCTCTATCTCGCGTGCGGACCGCGCGTGCGAATGGCACTGATCGCGGTCATCCTGATCGGATACTGGCCGCTCACCCTGCTTCCGGCACTCGACGGATTGCCCAACGATCTTTGGGCGCGCGGCCATAATTTCGTCGCCTCGCTCGACCGCGTCGTGCTCGGTACCCACCTCTATGTCCAGGGCCCGGAAGGCTATGATCCCGAAGGAATTCTGGGAACGCTTCCGGCCATCGCACAGGGCCTGATCGGGGTCGCACTGGGCGAGATGCTGCGCGATCGCAGCAGTGGGCGCACCAGTGCGCTCGCCATTACGGGCGGCGCGATGGTCGCGGCTGGAGCGGCGTGGAGCCTTGCCTTTCCGATCGTCAAGGACATTTGGTCGAGCAGCTTCGTGCTGGTCACCGCCGGCATCACCACGCTGGCGCTCGCTGCGCTCCACCCACTGCTCGATCGCGAGGGGCGCGCGCCCGGATTTGCCGCCACCGCAATGATCGCATTCGGCACCAACGCGATCGCCGCCTATACGCTACACCAACTGACCGCGAGCGTGGTGACTTGGGATCTGCTGCTCATCCCGTTCCACGCGAGCCGCGCAACGCTGGGCGATCCGGTCGCATCGCTGATTCCGGTGGCAATCTACATGGTCCTGATCTGGGCTGCGATGGAGTGGCTGCGGCGCAAGAACTGGATCGTCAAGATTTGA
- the nagE gene encoding N-acetylglucosamine-specific PTS transporter subunit IIBC, which produces MKKILEALQPLGRALMLPIAVLPIAGLLLRIGQPDLLDIAFISAAGAAIFENLGILFAIGVATGFARDGNGAAALAGITCYLTTMTGAQTFLVAPADVGAGLPEAAAALANKTWVTGQIDRLEVPIGILSGLIGGKFYNRFATIALPEYLAFFGGRRFVPIAAGIAGLGLAALVGGLHPQISSGMDGVSRGVVGSGEFGLFAYGVLNRLLIVTGLHHIINNIAWFVIGDFGSVTGDLRRFFAGDDSAGAFMSGFFPVMMFGLPAACLAMYHEARPERRKAVGGMLFSLAFTSFLTGVTEPIEFSFMFLAPLLYAIHAVLTGLSMALMHMLGVKLGFGFSAGLFDYVLNFKLSTQPWLLLPVGAVYALLYYGLFRFFIRKLDLATPGRERETASAASAAVEGERGAQFVAALGGADNLTSIDACTTRLRLIVADQNAIDDAALTALGARGIIRPSANATQVVLGPLADLIAEEIRGALGTRHLASPDGQSPAQPATPKSALSAALVEALGGASNIIGCQSLQDRLRIEVAASECVDTSALASATRGAIQPEARVFHLLLK; this is translated from the coding sequence ATGAAGAAAATCCTCGAAGCGCTCCAGCCGCTCGGCCGCGCGCTGATGCTGCCGATTGCGGTGCTGCCGATCGCGGGCCTGTTGCTGCGCATCGGCCAGCCCGATCTGCTCGACATCGCCTTCATCTCGGCGGCGGGTGCCGCAATCTTCGAAAATCTCGGCATCCTGTTCGCGATCGGCGTGGCGACGGGCTTCGCGCGCGACGGCAATGGCGCGGCGGCGCTGGCGGGGATCACCTGCTACCTCACCACGATGACCGGCGCGCAGACCTTCCTTGTCGCGCCGGCGGACGTTGGCGCGGGCCTGCCCGAAGCCGCAGCGGCGCTGGCGAACAAGACCTGGGTGACGGGCCAGATCGACCGGCTGGAGGTGCCGATCGGCATCCTGTCGGGCCTGATTGGCGGCAAATTCTACAACCGGTTCGCGACCATCGCATTGCCCGAATATCTCGCCTTTTTCGGCGGCCGCCGTTTCGTCCCGATCGCGGCGGGCATTGCCGGTCTCGGCCTCGCCGCGTTGGTCGGCGGGCTGCATCCGCAGATCAGCAGCGGGATGGACGGGGTCAGCCGCGGCGTGGTGGGGTCGGGCGAATTCGGGCTGTTCGCCTATGGCGTGCTCAACCGGCTGCTGATCGTCACGGGGCTGCATCACATCATCAACAATATCGCCTGGTTCGTGATCGGCGATTTCGGCAGCGTCACCGGCGATCTGCGCCGCTTCTTCGCCGGGGACGACAGCGCGGGCGCGTTCATGTCCGGCTTCTTCCCGGTGATGATGTTCGGCCTGCCCGCCGCCTGCCTCGCTATGTACCACGAAGCACGGCCCGAGCGTCGCAAGGCGGTCGGTGGCATGTTGTTCAGCCTCGCCTTCACCAGCTTCCTGACCGGCGTGACCGAGCCGATCGAGTTCAGCTTCATGTTCCTCGCGCCGTTGCTCTACGCGATCCATGCCGTGCTCACCGGCCTGTCGATGGCGCTGATGCACATGCTCGGCGTCAAGCTGGGGTTCGGCTTCTCCGCCGGGCTGTTCGACTATGTGCTGAACTTCAAGCTGTCGACCCAGCCGTGGCTGCTGCTGCCGGTCGGGGCCGTCTATGCATTGCTCTATTACGGTCTGTTCCGCTTCTTCATCCGCAAGCTCGACCTGGCGACCCCGGGGCGCGAGCGCGAAACAGCCTCGGCCGCGAGCGCAGCGGTCGAAGGCGAACGCGGCGCGCAGTTTGTCGCGGCGCTGGGTGGCGCGGACAATCTCACCAGCATCGATGCCTGTACCACGCGGCTGCGGCTGATCGTCGCCGACCAGAATGCGATCGACGATGCCGCGCTGACCGCTCTGGGCGCACGCGGGATCATCCGCCCCTCGGCCAATGCCACGCAGGTCGTGCTCGGGCCGCTTGCCGACCTGATCGCGGAGGAAATTCGTGGGGCGTTGGGCACGCGGCATCTCGCCTCGCCAGATGGACAAAGCCCGGCACAACCCGCGACGCCGAAATCAGCGCTCAGCGCGGCGCTGGTGGAAGCGCTGGGGGGTGCGTCGAACATCATCGGCTGTCAGTCACTGCAAGATCGACTGCGGATTGAGGTCGCGGCGTCGGAATGCGTCGACACCTCCGCCCTGGCCAGCGCGACTCGCGGCGCGATCCAGCCCGAAGCGAGGGTTTTTCACCTACTGCTCAAGTGA